The Paenibacillus sp. YPG26 genome includes a window with the following:
- a CDS encoding serine/threonine protein kinase, translated as MKEKGCSVTTSYRTGIPAGTLVTGRWRGGRYVVQRLLGQGANGIVYLVQQAGTRDLYALKMGYDALDLQSEINVLKALQRQAQSNTEDRDLSYLVEVDDYTLGDREIPFYVMRYVKGEPLSKFLTRRGAQWLDLAGLNLLKQLAALHKGGWVFGDLKPDNVLVSAYGDVELIDYGGVSQNGRSVKQFTEWYDRGFWNAGGRTADPAYDWFSFAVVCIHMLSESRLKSAANQLPQTRSAADLVQILNQEPRLRPYSHWLKKAISGGFAHTDEAYEAWKRMISRKPVRQSVRRTPGWLKSAFAISLCMLVCAIYLTLR; from the coding sequence ATGAAAGAGAAGGGATGCTCGGTGACTACGTCGTATAGAACCGGCATCCCGGCCGGGACGCTTGTAACGGGGCGCTGGCGCGGAGGACGATATGTGGTTCAGCGGCTTCTCGGTCAGGGCGCGAATGGAATTGTATATCTTGTTCAGCAAGCTGGAACTCGTGATCTATATGCCCTGAAGATGGGGTACGACGCCTTGGATCTGCAGTCGGAGATCAATGTGCTGAAGGCACTGCAGCGGCAGGCTCAGTCTAACACGGAGGATCGGGATCTTTCTTATCTGGTAGAGGTGGATGATTACACCTTGGGGGATAGAGAGATTCCTTTCTATGTTATGCGCTATGTGAAAGGGGAACCGCTGAGTAAATTCCTTACCCGCCGGGGAGCACAGTGGCTGGATCTGGCCGGACTTAATCTGCTGAAGCAGCTGGCGGCCCTGCATAAGGGGGGCTGGGTATTCGGTGACCTGAAGCCTGACAATGTCCTGGTATCCGCTTATGGAGACGTGGAGCTTATTGATTATGGCGGTGTAAGCCAGAATGGACGAAGTGTGAAGCAGTTCACCGAATGGTATGACCGCGGCTTCTGGAATGCGGGAGGCCGGACGGCTGATCCGGCGTATGACTGGTTTTCTTTTGCCGTGGTATGTATCCATATGCTGTCGGAGAGCCGTCTGAAGTCGGCTGCGAATCAGCTTCCGCAGACCCGGAGTGCCGCTGATCTGGTTCAGATTCTGAATCAAGAGCCGCGTCTTCGTCCTTATTCCCATTGGCTGAAGAAGGCAATCAGCGGCGGGTTCGCACACACGGATGAGGCTTATGAGGCCTGGAAAAGAATGATATCGCGGAAGCCCGTGCGGCAATCGGTCCGCAGAACACCAGGCTGGCTTAAGAGCGCGTTTGCCATTTCATTGTGTATGCTTGTCTGCGCCATCTATCTGACACTTCGTTAG